From the genome of Candidatus Defluviilinea proxima:
CTTCCCACTGGAGGGACACATCCCTGAATATTTAACACACCCTGATCGTTCTTTGAGCGAGCCACACGGATCACAGAAGTGGAATCCGATTGAAGCAACCCAAATGGATGAAAGATCGAGACATCCCAGAACTCTTCTTGCGTCAGCTCGCCGGGCTGTAATCCAAGCTGATCTTCGTACACCTGGCTGGCCGGGCGCCCAGAAATTTCAATGATCTGCGTACCTTGTGCGCGAGTGACCAACAATGGAATCCCCATGGGTTTCCATCCATGGCGGGTGACAACCTGTAATGGATGATCAGAGGCGATCCAAAGGGCTATCGCGCCTCTCTCCAAAACTTGGTCGTTATGGAAGACGCATGGTCGAATAAATTTTTGGTCATCACCGGCCGCTCCACCCACAATCGCCACCTTCGGGCCTGTGATGCGATACACCCCACGCATCAATTCTTGAAGATCACCAAGCATCGAATCGGCAAATAACAATACTGCGGCATAAGGACTCGCTCCCGCCATTTCTTTTGCTTTGCGTGTCACAATTTGCCCAGCTTGGTTAAGATCATCCTTGATATCGCTCAATGTCCCGACGCCAAAGCGATACTCTCCAGCCGTTAATGCCAACACACCAACCCCTGCCCCAATATCCAGATGTGTGCCTTGAATAATTTCGCCTGAACTGGTTGACCCAATTAAGAGTGCATCTCCCGTAATGGTTCTAATCGTAGAGAGTAAGACAGGCAGATCATAGTTTGGGGTTGTAAAAACAAGTACCAATGCTAGTGCCTCCCCATTTAATGCGCTCACCGCTGTAGTAGCGGCCTCTCTTGCCGCGGTGGATGTGTCACGAGCGGTACTATAGCCTGTCCCGGCCTTGATTTTCATATTCCTCCTGAGAGTCAATTCTGCTGAAGATAAGAGTCTAAAGTTAAAAAGTGAATCGTTTTCATTGCAGTTCGATCAACACTCACTCATAACTATTTAATAAAAGTATACCAAAAGTTAACATAGCAACCGTTCTGAGCGAGAATTTTAGCGACGCTTGTAATGAGATTGATAGCCCGTTTACGCAGATACCGCCTAAAAAAAAAATAGACAAGTTCTATCTGAATCGGTTGACAGTGACCTTGTGGTCGAAATATCGCGAACGAGGGATTAAATTGCCCATCGCCTCACCCCTTCTCTCAATAGGGCTTATCCACATATGGGGATACCGCCAAAGCAGGCACATCGAACGCACACTATAGGCAGAATATAGGCACCCCCAACCCCAAAAAACACTATCCATAAAAACACCCCCACATATGGATGTCAGCTTTCTCGGTTCTTCGCCAGCGGTTTGAATATCCGCATGAATTACAATACCCCTCATAGACAACCCAAATCAAAGCAGGAGAAAACTTTATGGTCACAGATGCAGAAATCGGTGCGTTGCGGATGCGTGTTTTAGAGTTGGAAGGTCAGGTCGCATTTTTATATCAACACCTCGGCGTTACCTACATTCCCAAGCCAGGTCCCGAAGCAGACCCACGAGTGATCGAACAGATCAAAAAGGGCAACCTGATCGAGGCCATCAAGATCTATCGCGAGCTGAGCGGTTCGAGCCTTGCAGAAGCCAAGTCCGCTGTGGAGAAGGTCAAAGCCCAATTGGGGATGTAGGCTCCCGTTCAATACTCATCCGTCTGTGGGCAAAAACTGTGCTACACTGAATAGGCAATACATAACAGGATCCCTGTCGCACCCCTTGGCCGCTGACCCTTTTATAGGGTCGGCGGTCATTTTTATTCCGGCACAGCCGGGCACGTGCCCCTTTGGGCAGAAAGAAGCAATACAATGGATGTAAGAATTTACGTAGGCAACCTGAACAAGTCCACCACACAGGATGAG
Proteins encoded in this window:
- a CDS encoding FIST C-terminal domain-containing protein — encoded protein: MKIKAGTGYSTARDTSTAAREAATTAVSALNGEALALVLVFTTPNYDLPVLLSTIRTITGDALLIGSTSSGEIIQGTHLDIGAGVGVLALTAGEYRFGVGTLSDIKDDLNQAGQIVTRKAKEMAGASPYAAVLLFADSMLGDLQELMRGVYRITGPKVAIVGGAAGDDQKFIRPCVFHNDQVLERGAIALWIASDHPLQVVTRHGWKPMGIPLLVTRAQGTQIIEISGRPASQVYEDQLGLQPGELTQEEFWDVSIFHPFGLLQSDSTSVIRVARSKNDQGVLNIQGCVPPVGSAIQVMSGDASTLLDVVEDVVDASLKTIEEPGVLLAFSCAARAMVFRGRKSEEAQRLQLAAGDVPIFGVYCCGEFARTAGVLSTHNATLTVIAL